TGGACCGGCTGCTGCACGAGGCCACCGGCTTCCGGTACCACAACTGCAGCCAGCGCTGCCTGACCTTCTCGGACGCGGCGCCCCGCGGGCTGGGCCCCGGCGAGCGCCGCTCCTGGCTCATCCTCCAGCGCTCCGTGGAGGGCCACTTCCTGCACcccgtggggctggagctgctgctggaccaCCGCTCCCGCGACCCCGGCCGCTgggccctgcagcagctctggtaCAAGGGGCAGTACTTCGCCAGCGCCCAGGAGCTGGCCGGGCGCCACGAGCGGGGGGagctggccccggccccgccgcccaGGCCCGAGCTGCTCTTCTCCACCTACCTGCCCCGCGGCCGCTTCGGCACCGGCACCCCCACGGACGTGCACGGGGCCAAGGTGTGCGAGCCGCAGGGCAAGCGCTACCGGCTGCGGGGCAACCTGGTGGAGTACGGGGGCTGGCGCCTGGCCCTGCGGCTGCGCTCCTCCTCCGGCCTGCAGCTCTTCGACCTGCGCTTCAACGGCCAGCGGCTGGCCCACGAGCTGAGCGTGCAGGAGGCCGTGGCCTTCTACGGGGGCGACACGCCGGCCGCCATGCAGACCAAGTACATCGACAGCTCCTGGGGCCTGGGCGCCCTGGCCCACGAGCTGGCGCCCGGCATTGACTGCCCCGAGGTGGCCACCTACCTGGACGTGCACCGCCTGTACGACGCGGCGGGGCCCGTGCGCTACCCCCGCGCCCTCTGCCTCTTCGAGCTGCCCACCGGCGTGCCCCTGCGGCGCCACTTCGACAGCAACGCCCAGGGCGGCTACCGCTTCTACGGGGGCCTGGAGGGGCGGGCGCTGGTGCTGCGCACCACGGCCACCGTCTACAACTATGACTACATCTGGGACGTGCTGCTCTACCCCAACGGGGTGCTGGAGGCCAAGGTGCACGCCACCGGCTACCTCCACGCCACCTTCTACACGCCCCAGGGCCTGCACTACGGCACCCGCCTGCACCAGGACCTGCTGGGCAACCTGCACACCCACCTGGTGCACTACAAGGTGGACCTGGACGTCGCCGGTGcgtggccccccccccccttgagccGGGTCCTCCCCCGGCAcggccccggccccccggccTCGGTCCTCCCCCGGCACGGCCCTGGCCCCCCGGCCTCGGTCCTCCCCCGGCACGgccccgcccggccccggccccggccccccggccTCGGTCCTCCCCCGGCAcggccccggccccccggccTCGGTCCTCCCCCGGCACGgccccgcccggccccggccccccggccTCGGTCCTCCCCCGGCACGgccccgcccggccccggccccccggccTCGGTCCTCCCCCGGCACGGCCCCGACCCCCCGGCCTCGGTCCTCCCCCGGCACGgccccgcccggccccggccccccggccTCGGTCCTCCCCCGGCACGGCCccacccggccccggccccccggccTCGGTCCTCCCCCGGCACGGCCCTGCCcggcccctgctccctggccttGGTCCTCACCTGGCACAGCCCCACCCtcgcccttctcccccccccacggcccctccAGCCCGGTCCTTCCCCGGCACAGCCCCACCTAGCCCCGCTCTTTCCTTGCTCCCTGGCCGCTCGTGGCTACtgggctccctcccccaccagtgcccaggccaggggctgctcctAGATGGGATCCCCCAAGCTGAGGTTGGatggacccaggagtcctgtttcCATGACGGCAGATGGAGCTCAGGGGAGCATCAGCCCCAACCTGCTACCCCGGTCTCGGGGCAAGCTCCCAGCTTCATGGCAGCTCAGCCCCTGCACAGGGCAGGGCCCGTCCCAGCATCCCTCCCCGGGGGGCAGGGataccccccagcccctggtcTGCCCCGAGGCCCCCCCTCACCGCCCGTCTGCCCCCCGCAGGCACCCGGAACAGCTTCGAGGCAGTGGACGTGCGGTTCGAGAACATCTCCAACCCCTGGCAGGCGGGCGAGCGGGTCGTGCAGCCCCGTCTGCACCGGCGGCCATGCCGGAGCGAGCGCCAAGCCGCCTTCCCCTTCGGCACGGCCCTGCCCAGGTACCTGCTGGTCTCCAGCCCGACCCAGCGCAATCGCTGGGGGCACCCGCGCAGCTACCGCATCCAGTACAGCTCGCAGGCCGACCGCGTCCTGCCCCGCGGCTGGAAGGAGGAGCAGGGCGTCGCCTGGGGACGGTAAGGCCGGGACCCAGCAGCCAGCGGGGGGCCGCGGCCAAGGGAGCAGCACCCGGGGGCTGGGACAGCGGGGGGCCCGGCAGGGGGCGCCCTGGGGTCTCTGGGACTGGCCTgatcagcagcagggctgggaccgCGGGCGGGCCGGGGTGGTCTCA
Above is a window of Caretta caretta isolate rCarCar2 chromosome 2, rCarCar1.hap1, whole genome shotgun sequence DNA encoding:
- the AOC1 gene encoding diamine oxidase [copper-containing], producing the protein MRLETLAWVVMALGVLASPSPEPQLGASIFADLSPAELRAVQSFLLSRPELGLGAGPAESLASNSLFLVELQVPRKSQALQFLDGGSPRPPRLARAIIFFGEQAQPNVTEFVVGPLPRPSYYRPVGYKGGRPVPFTARPVSQLEYRLMHRRLLEMLEPLDRLLHEATGFRYHNCSQRCLTFSDAAPRGLGPGERRSWLILQRSVEGHFLHPVGLELLLDHRSRDPGRWALQQLWYKGQYFASAQELAGRHERGELAPAPPPRPELLFSTYLPRGRFGTGTPTDVHGAKVCEPQGKRYRLRGNLVEYGGWRLALRLRSSSGLQLFDLRFNGQRLAHELSVQEAVAFYGGDTPAAMQTKYIDSSWGLGALAHELAPGIDCPEVATYLDVHRLYDAAGPVRYPRALCLFELPTGVPLRRHFDSNAQGGYRFYGGLEGRALVLRTTATVYNYDYIWDVLLYPNGVLEAKVHATGYLHATFYTPQGLHYGTRLHQDLLGNLHTHLVHYKVDLDVAGTRNSFEAVDVRFENISNPWQAGERVVQPRLHRRPCRSERQAAFPFGTALPRYLLVSSPTQRNRWGHPRSYRIQYSSQADRVLPRGWKEEQGVAWGRYHLAVTRHHEKEATSSSLYAQHDPWQPVLDFESFLRNDENIENQDLVAWVTVGFLHIPHAEDVPNTATPGNAVGFFLRPFNFFDEDPSVASRSTVIVRPRDPAAAQVEIQRWTPASPGPCVSAEPFHYNGTYWQE